The window AAATTAAAAAGACAAGCGATCGATTAATTTAATAATATGAGTATCATAAGATCCCTCTTTGCATTTGATAAAAAACAGCAAAGAGGGATTTTTGTATTGATGATACTTTTAATTATCGTTTTTTCAGGGTATATCTACTTGAAAAATATGCCTAAAGAACCCTTAGTTATTGAGGATTCTTCAGCTTATCAAAACAAATTAGATTCACTAGCAACAATTCAGCAAAGAAGAAAAGACACGATTTATCCTTTTAACCCTAACTATATTACAGATTATAGAGGATATAAATTGGGATTGAGTGTGGAAGAGATCGATCGATTGCACCGCTTTCGCGAAAGCGGAAAATGGATAAACTCCAAAAAAGACTTTCAACGTATAACTCAGGTTAATGACCGGTGGCTGGATAGCATATCTCCTTATTTTAAATTTCCAGAATGGGTGACTAATCCTAAGAAGTCATATACGAGTAATTACACGTCTTTTAAAGATCGAAAAGTTGTTGCAAAAGATATTAATACAGCGAGTCAAGATGAGCTTAAAAAAGTTTATGGTATCGGACCAGCGCTTTCTGGTCGAATTGTAAAAGAAAGGCAACTTCTCAAAGGGTTCATTGATATTTCCCAAGTTAGAGGAGTCTACGGCTTGACAGATTCTACGATGATTCAATTAAAGAAACACTTTTACGTTTCACCACCTTTAAATTTTAAGAAAATAGCACTTAATACTGCCACTGAAGAAGAGTTGTTATCTATTCCATATTTTGACGACTATCTAGTCGAGAAACTTATAGAACAAAGAACTTTGCGCGACGGATTTAAAAGTTGGGATAAAGTCTTGTTAACATCTAGGTTTCCACAAGAAAAATTAGGCTTAATTCAGCTATATTTGACGTTAAATTAATAATATCAGTTTTTACTGAGAATATCGCATTTAAAACGAGCTTTTAAATGTTTTTTAATAATTTACTTTATACTTTTTTATGTATTCAAAATATTTTACCGAAGAGCACGACGCTTTCAGACAAAGTTTTAGAGATTTCTTGAAAAAAGAAGCTGTTCCTCATATTGATAGATGGGAGGAAACAGGACAGATTGATCGTGAAATCTTTCAGAAAATGGGAGAAATGGGTTACTTCGGATTGTATTACCCAGAAGCCTACGGTGGTCTAGACTTAGACTTTTTCTACACCGTTATCTTTCTTGAAGAAATGCAACGTATTAATTCTGGAGGTTTTGCGGCAGCTATGTGGGTACAAGCCTTTCTAGGAGCACAACATTTGCTTAAAGAAGGAGATGAACGTATTAAGCAAGAATACCTTGTTCCTACACTTACAGGAGAGAAAATAGGTTGTTTAGGGATAACTGAGCCATTCGGTGGTAGTGATGTCGCGGGAATGAGAACTACAGCTGTAAAAGATGGTGACCATTACATTATTAACGGTTCTAAAACCTTTATTACAAATGGTGTGTACAGCGATTATCTCGTAATAGCTGCAAAGACTGACATGGACGCTAAAGGTCGCGGTATTTCCATTTTTGTAATGGATCGTGAGACGCCTGGTATAAGTGCCACAAAGCTTAATAAATTGGGATGGAGAGCAAGTGATACAGGAGAGATAGGATTTGATAACGTACGCATTCCTGCAGAGAATCTTATGGGTGAAGAAGGCAAAGGTTTTCCTTACATCATGCAGCATTTTGCCTTAGAGCGATTGATTATGGGTATAAATTCTCATGCCCGAGCAGAATATGCATTAGAATATACCATTGGGTACATGAAAGAACGTACAGCTTTTGGTAAATCTCTTGATAAGTATCAGGCATTGCGTCATAATCTTGCAGATATGATGAGCGAGGTAGAGATGGCAAAATGCTTTAACTATGCCATTGCTGAAGAGTTAGATAAAGGTTTGTATCCAGTAAAAGAAGCAAGTATGTCAAAATTAGTGACCACTAAAATTGCTGATGAAGTTATATATAAGTGTCTCCAGTATTTAGGAGGTTACGGTTATATAGAAGAATATCCATTGGCGAGAATGTGGCGTGATAGCCGCTTAGGTCCTATAGGTGGTGGAACTAGTGAGATCATGAGAGAAATCATTGCAAAAATGACTCTCGATGGTAAAGACTATAAGCCAGCCGCTAAGTAGTTTATGGGTTACGCTTTCGCGAAAGCGAGAACAAAAACTTGTTTTAAAACAAATAAAACTTTGAGATTGCAAAATAAAATGTATTTTTGCCGTCCCAAAGAAAGGAGGTGATGACACTATGTTAATAATACCAGTAAAAGACGGAGAAAATATCGATAGAGCCCTAAAGCGTTTCAAAAGAAAATTTGATCGTACAGGGAAGATGCGTGAACTACGTAGAAGACAGCAGTTTACTAAACCATCTGTTGCAAAACGTGCTCAAAACATTAAAGCAGCCTACATTCAAGGATTGCGTGACGCAGAGAACATCTAGATAATTTCTATCTAAAATATTTAACCGCTAGTTGTAAATTTATACATTTACAACTAGCGGTTTTTTTATGGACTTAGAATCATACATAGAGTATCTGGAACTGGAGAAGAATTATTCCTCTCACACTATAATAGCTTACAAAAAGGATTTAGATCTTTTTAATTCTTACCTCGAACTTGAAATGATCACCTCTGTAAAAGATGTTAATTTTAGTATAATAAGAGGATGGGTAACTTCATTACTAGAAGAAGGAATCTCAAATCGATCTGTTAATCGTAAAATGGCAGCTGTAAAATCGTATTTCAAATTCTTATTGAAGGTAGGTGTGATAAAATCAAATCCAGCGGCGGCCTATAAAAGTCTTAAGGTTGCTAAGAAGGTGCAAATACCTTTTTCTACAGAAGAAGTTTTAAAATTGCTGGATGCTCCTTATGATAAATCAAGTTTTATAGATTCTAGAGATGTTTTAATTATAGAACTTTTTTACGCAACTGGAATAAGAAGAGAGGAATTGATTAATATGAGTAAGAGCGATGTTGATTTAAATAACAAGACTATTAAAGTTATTGGTAAACGAAATAAAGAGAGAATTGTGCCGTTTGTAAGTACATTGATGCAACACATGGAGCAATATTTGTTATTGAGACGAGATGTGATTAATGGTCCAATTGATAATTTATTTCTGACCACTAATGGTGATAAAATTTATCCAAGCCTTGTTTATCGAGTTATAAAAACTTATTTTAGTAAAGTTTCTTTAAAGGTCAAGATCAGTCCTCATGTTTTGCGGCATACGTTTGCAACGCACTTATTAGATAAAGGAGCAGATCTTAATGCTGTCAAAGAACTTTTAGGACATACGAGCTTGTCTTCTACACAGATTTATACTCATTCTAGTATGGCAGTATTAAAAGGTGTTTATAGTAACGCTCATCCTAGATCAAAAAAATAATTAACCTAAACTATTAAATTATGAAAGTAAACACACAGGCAGTGAATTTTGATGCAGATGCAAAGCTGATTGATTTCATTCAAAAACGGTTAGATAAATTAGAGCAATTCTATAATAAAATTATCAATGCAGATGTGTATTTGAAAGTTCAAAAGACTTCTGCACCAGAAAATAAAATAACTGAGATACGACTTTTTGTACCAGGAGATGATATGGTGGTTAAAAAAACATGCAAGACATTTGAGCAATGTGTCGATGAATGTGCGGCAGCATTAGAGCGTCAACTGAAAAAAAGAAAAGAAAAATTATCAGCACACTAAAAAAAATAATAAAAATATTTGTGCAATTAAAAAATAGGCTTACATTTGCAGTCCGTTAGAAATAGCGGACTTTTTTTTGAATAAAAAGTTAAAGATTGCCGATGTAGCTCAGCTGGCTAGAGCAGCTGATTTGTAATCAGCAGGTCGTGGGTTCGAGTCCCTCCATCGGCTCTTTAAAATAGGAAGTTCTTTATGGACTTTTGGGGAGATACTCAAGCGGCCAACGAGGACGGACTGTAACTCCGTTGGGAAACCTTCGCAGGTTCGAATCCTGCTCTCCCCACAGAATATTATCTGAAAAGATAATTTGAAATATTGATTACCTTTTAGTTGTTAAAAACTAATAAATGCGAGAGTAGCTCAGTTGGTAGAGCGTCAGCCTTCCAAGCTGAATGTCGCCAGTTCGAACCTGGTCTCTCGCTCTAAATTAAACTCTATTTTTATTGAGTTTAAAGTCAAGTTGTCCTTTCCTTTAAAAAGGGTTTTGCCGGTGTAGCTCAGGGGTAGAGCGTTTCCTTGGTAAGGAAGAGGTCACGAGTTCAAATCTCGTCATTGGCTCATAAATAAAAATAGGTCTCATTTGAGACCATTACTAGTATAGACTGATTTGGTTTTAGCTCCGTATCTGTCTCTTTTAAATTGAAACACTAATATAAATTAAGATTTTAAGTTATGGCTAAAGAAACGTACGATCGTTCGAAACCTCACCTTAACGTAGGTACAATTGGTCACGTTGACCACGGTAAAACAACTCTTACCGCTGCAATTACGAAAGTACTTGCTGATGCTGGTTTTTCTAATGCAACAAGTTTTGACCAAATTGACAACGCTCCTGAAGAAAAAGAGCGTGGTATTACAATTAACTCATCACACGTAGAGTATCAAACAGAAAATAGACACTACGCTCACGTAGACTGTCCTGGTCACGCCGATTATGTAAAGAACATGGTTACTGGTGCTGCTCAAATGGATGGTGCTATTCTTGTTGTAGCTGCAACTGATGGTCCTATGCCACAAACTCGTGAGCACATCCTTCTTGGTCGTCAAGTAGGTATCCCTCGTATTGTTGTATTCCTTAACAAAGTGGATATGGTAGACGATGAAGAGCTTCTTGAGTTAGTAGACATGGAAGTTCGTGATCTTTTAAGTTTCTATGAGTATGATGGAGATAACGGTCCTGTTGTTTCTGGTTCTGCTTTAGGTGCTTTAAATGGAGAGCAAAAATGGGTAGATACTGTATTGGAATTAATGGCTGCTGTAGATGAGTGGATTGAAGAGCCAGTAAGAGATATGGATAAGCCTTTCTTAATGCCTATTGAAGATGTATTCTCTATTACAGGTCGTGGTACTGTTGCAACTGGTCGTATTGAAACTGGTGTAGCTAACACAGGAGATCCTGTAGAGATTATTGGTATGGGTGCTGAAAAGTTGACATCTACTATTACTGGTATTGAAATGTTCCGTCAGATTCTTGATAGAGGTGAAGCTGGTGATAACGCAGGTATCTTACTAAGAGGTATTGAAAAATCTCAGATTTCTAGAGGTATGGTAATTACTAAGCCTGGATCTGTTACTCCTCACGCAAAGTTTAAAGCTGAGGTTTATATCTTGAAGAAAGAAGAAGGTGGACGTCACACTCCATTCCACAACAATTACCGCCCTCAGTTTTACGTACGTACTACTGATGTAACAGGTAACATTGCTCTTCCTGATGGAGTAGAAATGGTAATGCCTGGAGATAATCTTACAATTACTGTTGATTTGATTCAGCCTATTGCACTAAACTTAGGTTTACGTTTCGCTATCCGTGAAGGTGGTAGAACAGTAGGTGCTGGTCAGGTAACTGAAATTTTAGATTAATTTCTAATTTAATAAACTAAGTATCCTGTCTTTTTAGGCAGGATACTTTCCCTATATATAAGGGATACATAACGTTCTTTAGAATGTTATGCGGGCTTAGCTCAGTTGGTAGAGCACTGGTCTCCAAAACCAGGTGTCGTGAGTTCGAGTCTCTCAGCCCGTGCACATTAATATACGCTCTTCTGCCGTGTTAATTATAATTGATTACCGATAAAGGAGTTTTGAATAACTAAAATATGAGTTTAATAACATACGTAAAGGAGTCTTATAATGAGCTGACTAATCATGTTACATGGCCGACGTGGGAAGAAACACAGAAGCTTACAGTAACTGTAGCAGTTTTTTCTATCATTTTTGCACTTATTGTTGCAGGTATTGACTATGTATTTAGCACTGCGATTGAAAACTACTTTAATTGGGTGAAGCCGCAATAATAATTTGATTATGTCAGAAGAGAAGGATTTAATGAAGTGGTATGTTGTTCGTTCTGTAAGTGGTCAAGAGAACAAAATTAAAGACTATATTGAGTCTGAAATTGCTCATCACAATCTTGGAGATTACTTAAAGAATATTTTGGTTCCTACTGAGAAAGTAGTTCAAATCAGAGATGGAAAAAAGTATAATAAGGAACGTGTTTACTTTCCTGGTTATATAATGGTTCAAGCTAGATTAGAAGGAGAAGTTCCTCATATCATTAAATCTGTAAATGGAGTTATAGGTTTTCTTGGAGAAACTAAAGGTGGAGATCCTGTTCCTCTAAGGAGATCAGAAGTTAACCGCATGTTAGGTAAAGTTGATGAATTAGCAGAACAAACAGATAATATTTCGATTCCTTACAAATCAGGGGAAACTATCAAAGTTATTGACGGACCTTTTAACGGTTTTAACGGGACTATCGAAAAAGTAAATGAAGAAAAGCGTAAGCTAGAAGTTATGGTTAAAATATTTGGCCGTAAGACTCCATTGGAGTTAAGCTATATGCAAGTAGAGAAAGTATAATATAAATGTTACAGTTTATAGTTGGTAAATAAGGCTTCCACTTTATTATCATCAAATAAGTGAAATAAATAAAAATGGCTAAAGAAGTATCTAAGGTTGTAAAATTACAAGTAAGGGGTGGAGCTGCAAACCCATCTCCTCCTGTAGGACCTGCTCTTGGTGCAGCTGGTGTAAATATCATGGAGTTCTGTAAGCAGTTTAATGCTAGAACTCAAGATAAAGCTGGTAAAGTTTTACCGGTAGCGATTACGGTTTATAAGGATAAATCCTTTGATTTTGTAATTAAAACTCCTCCTGCTGCAGTACAAATCCTTGAGGCAATTAAGTTGAAAGGTGGTAGTGGTGAACCTAATCGAAAAAAAGTTGGAACTATATCTTGGGATCAAATTAGATTGATTGCAGAAGATAAGATGCCAGACCTCAATGCTTTTACGGTAGATAGTGCTATGCGAATGGTAGCTGGAACTGCAAGATCAATGGGTGTGAATGTTAAAGGTGGCGATGCACCTGCTTAAAACTTGTAACAATGGCAAAATTGACAAAAAATCAAAAAGAGAGTCAAGCAAAAGTTGATAAGTCTACGACTTACACTGTTGCTGATGCATCTAAATTAGTAAAAGAAATTACAACAACTAAGTTTGACGCTTCTGTAGATCTTGCAGTTAGATTAAACGTAGATCCACGTAAAGCAAATCAAATGGTTCGTGGTGTGGTAACTTTACCTCATGGGACAGGTAAGGATGTAAAGGTATTAGCTTTAGTAACTCCTGATAAGGAAGAAGAAGCTAAGAATGCTGGAGCTGACTATGTAGGTCTAGATGAATATTTAGACAAGATCA is drawn from Nonlabens dokdonensis DSW-6 and contains these coding sequences:
- a CDS encoding ComEA family DNA-binding protein, which translates into the protein MSIIRSLFAFDKKQQRGIFVLMILLIIVFSGYIYLKNMPKEPLVIEDSSAYQNKLDSLATIQQRRKDTIYPFNPNYITDYRGYKLGLSVEEIDRLHRFRESGKWINSKKDFQRITQVNDRWLDSISPYFKFPEWVTNPKKSYTSNYTSFKDRKVVAKDINTASQDELKKVYGIGPALSGRIVKERQLLKGFIDISQVRGVYGLTDSTMIQLKKHFYVSPPLNFKKIALNTATEEELLSIPYFDDYLVEKLIEQRTLRDGFKSWDKVLLTSRFPQEKLGLIQLYLTLN
- a CDS encoding acyl-CoA dehydrogenase family protein; the protein is MYSKYFTEEHDAFRQSFRDFLKKEAVPHIDRWEETGQIDREIFQKMGEMGYFGLYYPEAYGGLDLDFFYTVIFLEEMQRINSGGFAAAMWVQAFLGAQHLLKEGDERIKQEYLVPTLTGEKIGCLGITEPFGGSDVAGMRTTAVKDGDHYIINGSKTFITNGVYSDYLVIAAKTDMDAKGRGISIFVMDRETPGISATKLNKLGWRASDTGEIGFDNVRIPAENLMGEEGKGFPYIMQHFALERLIMGINSHARAEYALEYTIGYMKERTAFGKSLDKYQALRHNLADMMSEVEMAKCFNYAIAEELDKGLYPVKEASMSKLVTTKIADEVIYKCLQYLGGYGYIEEYPLARMWRDSRLGPIGGGTSEIMREIIAKMTLDGKDYKPAAK
- the rpsU gene encoding 30S ribosomal protein S21: MLIIPVKDGENIDRALKRFKRKFDRTGKMRELRRRQQFTKPSVAKRAQNIKAAYIQGLRDAENI
- a CDS encoding tyrosine-type recombinase/integrase, encoding MDLESYIEYLELEKNYSSHTIIAYKKDLDLFNSYLELEMITSVKDVNFSIIRGWVTSLLEEGISNRSVNRKMAAVKSYFKFLLKVGVIKSNPAAAYKSLKVAKKVQIPFSTEEVLKLLDAPYDKSSFIDSRDVLIIELFYATGIRREELINMSKSDVDLNNKTIKVIGKRNKERIVPFVSTLMQHMEQYLLLRRDVINGPIDNLFLTTNGDKIYPSLVYRVIKTYFSKVSLKVKISPHVLRHTFATHLLDKGADLNAVKELLGHTSLSSTQIYTHSSMAVLKGVYSNAHPRSKK
- the hpf gene encoding ribosome hibernation-promoting factor, HPF/YfiA family, producing MKVNTQAVNFDADAKLIDFIQKRLDKLEQFYNKIINADVYLKVQKTSAPENKITEIRLFVPGDDMVVKKTCKTFEQCVDECAAALERQLKKRKEKLSAH
- the tuf gene encoding elongation factor Tu, which codes for MAKETYDRSKPHLNVGTIGHVDHGKTTLTAAITKVLADAGFSNATSFDQIDNAPEEKERGITINSSHVEYQTENRHYAHVDCPGHADYVKNMVTGAAQMDGAILVVAATDGPMPQTREHILLGRQVGIPRIVVFLNKVDMVDDEELLELVDMEVRDLLSFYEYDGDNGPVVSGSALGALNGEQKWVDTVLELMAAVDEWIEEPVRDMDKPFLMPIEDVFSITGRGTVATGRIETGVANTGDPVEIIGMGAEKLTSTITGIEMFRQILDRGEAGDNAGILLRGIEKSQISRGMVITKPGSVTPHAKFKAEVYILKKEEGGRHTPFHNNYRPQFYVRTTDVTGNIALPDGVEMVMPGDNLTITVDLIQPIALNLGLRFAIREGGRTVGAGQVTEILD
- the secE gene encoding preprotein translocase subunit SecE → MSLITYVKESYNELTNHVTWPTWEETQKLTVTVAVFSIIFALIVAGIDYVFSTAIENYFNWVKPQ
- the nusG gene encoding transcription termination/antitermination protein NusG, encoding MSEEKDLMKWYVVRSVSGQENKIKDYIESEIAHHNLGDYLKNILVPTEKVVQIRDGKKYNKERVYFPGYIMVQARLEGEVPHIIKSVNGVIGFLGETKGGDPVPLRRSEVNRMLGKVDELAEQTDNISIPYKSGETIKVIDGPFNGFNGTIEKVNEEKRKLEVMVKIFGRKTPLELSYMQVEKV
- the rplK gene encoding 50S ribosomal protein L11 — its product is MAKEVSKVVKLQVRGGAANPSPPVGPALGAAGVNIMEFCKQFNARTQDKAGKVLPVAITVYKDKSFDFVIKTPPAAVQILEAIKLKGGSGEPNRKKVGTISWDQIRLIAEDKMPDLNAFTVDSAMRMVAGTARSMGVNVKGGDAPA